The following coding sequences are from one Salipiger sp. CCB-MM3 window:
- a CDS encoding efflux RND transporter permease subunit, translating into MNTLITAAFSRSRVIIILLMIVLTVGSLAYAFIPKESSPEVPIPMVFVSAALEGISPEDSERLLVEPLETELSALSGLKEMSSTASEGSASVQLEFDPGFDSEEALDKVREAVDRAKSDLPDDANDPVVREINTALFPILTAILSGPVPERTLNDIANDLQTDIEGTSGVLEVDIGGARDELLEVLIDPTAFETYNLSFDAIMNQVTRNNRLIAAGAIDSAAGRMVLKVPGLIEDLQDVRAMPVKVSGDTVVTFGDVATIRRTFEDASGFARINGQPSLALEVKKRVGSNIIDTVEGVRAVVEKARESLPDSVRVTYMQDESEQVKTMLNDLESNVIAAILLVMIVIIWALGVRSSILVGMAIPGAFLSGVAALYFMGLSMNIVVLFSLILVVGMLVDGAIVTVELADRFLHEGDAPKDAYSKAAKRMAWPIIASTATTLSVFFPLLFWSGVVGEFMKFLPITVLLTLFASLLMALVFIPVLGGLIGRRQPQSAKQARQLYDAEEGDPRRMTGFAGLYVRVLEWAILRPGRTLIFAILTLVSSFVAYGHLGNGVSFFPSVEPEFMQVQLRARDNFSVYEKDDFVRQVERRLLEYDNVASVYARTGAGSRQGSEVIGTIQLELTEWDTRKPAKEIGADIRSDMSDIAGINVQAQVDSGGPSGGKPINLEIVSKDRDAQAAAVSEIREAMDRLGGFTDVTDTRALPGVEWELVMDRSEAARYGADVTLLGQAVRLLTQGITVSEYRPDDTDGSLDIRVRFPGEERNLEELQNLRVPTSSGLVPISNFVEFKAIPRSGSIERINQRRVISIEADVSPGLLANDQVTALRASIEEMDLPDSVDWSFKGEAEDQQDAMTFLVGAFVAAILMMGIILITQFNSFSQALIVMSAIVFSVAGVLLGLIITGRPFGVVMGGIGIIALAGIVVNNNIVLIDSYNELRREGLSAQEALLRTGAQRLRPVLLTSITTALGLLPMVIGVNLNFFTREIIYGAPSTQWWIELSSAIAGGLVFATVLTLVVTPAMLMLSHTLSERHASRRRRKRGETPSG; encoded by the coding sequence ATGAACACGCTGATCACTGCCGCCTTCTCCCGATCTCGCGTCATCATCATCTTGCTGATGATCGTTTTGACCGTGGGGTCACTGGCCTACGCCTTTATTCCAAAGGAATCCTCTCCCGAGGTGCCGATCCCGATGGTCTTCGTATCTGCTGCGCTGGAGGGCATCTCTCCCGAAGATTCCGAGCGTTTGCTTGTCGAACCCCTCGAAACCGAGCTCAGTGCGCTCTCCGGCCTCAAAGAGATGTCGTCTACCGCCTCTGAAGGCAGCGCGAGCGTTCAGCTGGAGTTCGACCCAGGCTTTGACTCTGAAGAGGCTCTCGACAAGGTCCGCGAAGCCGTCGATCGTGCCAAGAGCGATCTTCCCGACGATGCCAACGATCCCGTTGTGCGAGAGATCAACACTGCTCTCTTTCCGATCCTGACGGCGATCCTTTCAGGTCCAGTGCCCGAGCGAACCCTCAACGACATCGCCAATGACCTTCAAACGGATATTGAGGGTACCTCCGGTGTCCTCGAAGTCGACATTGGCGGAGCCAGAGATGAACTGCTTGAGGTCCTAATCGACCCCACCGCCTTTGAGACCTACAACCTCAGCTTTGACGCCATCATGAACCAGGTGACCCGCAACAACCGGCTGATTGCGGCTGGTGCCATCGACAGTGCTGCAGGACGCATGGTGCTGAAGGTGCCGGGCCTGATCGAAGATCTGCAGGACGTGAGGGCTATGCCGGTAAAAGTCAGCGGCGATACCGTCGTTACCTTCGGCGATGTGGCAACCATACGGCGTACCTTCGAAGACGCCTCAGGCTTTGCCCGCATCAACGGCCAACCTTCTCTCGCGCTCGAAGTGAAGAAGCGCGTGGGGTCAAACATCATCGACACTGTCGAGGGTGTTAGAGCTGTCGTCGAGAAGGCGCGGGAGTCCTTGCCAGACAGTGTCCGCGTCACCTACATGCAAGACGAGTCCGAGCAGGTGAAAACCATGCTCAACGACCTTGAGTCCAACGTGATCGCCGCGATCCTGCTAGTGATGATCGTCATCATCTGGGCCCTTGGCGTTCGGTCCTCGATCCTTGTCGGTATGGCAATCCCTGGCGCCTTTCTGAGCGGTGTCGCCGCACTCTACTTCATGGGCCTAAGCATGAACATCGTCGTGCTTTTCAGCCTAATCCTCGTGGTCGGCATGCTGGTCGACGGAGCCATCGTTACGGTCGAACTTGCTGACCGATTTCTCCACGAAGGAGATGCCCCTAAGGACGCCTACTCGAAGGCGGCCAAGAGAATGGCCTGGCCAATCATTGCATCTACCGCCACCACACTCAGCGTCTTCTTCCCCCTGCTCTTTTGGTCGGGCGTCGTCGGAGAATTTATGAAATTCCTGCCGATCACCGTTCTGCTGACCCTGTTCGCTTCTCTGCTGATGGCGCTTGTGTTCATCCCGGTCCTCGGCGGACTCATTGGCCGTCGTCAGCCTCAGTCTGCCAAGCAAGCACGGCAGCTCTACGATGCAGAGGAAGGCGATCCCCGCCGGATGACCGGATTTGCCGGGCTCTACGTCCGTGTCCTCGAGTGGGCCATCCTGAGGCCTGGGCGGACTCTGATTTTTGCGATCCTTACGCTTGTGTCCTCTTTCGTCGCCTACGGCCACTTAGGCAATGGTGTGAGTTTCTTCCCTTCAGTGGAGCCGGAGTTCATGCAGGTGCAGCTTCGCGCTCGCGACAACTTCTCAGTCTATGAGAAGGATGATTTCGTACGGCAAGTTGAGCGGCGTCTTCTCGAGTATGACAACGTCGCCAGCGTCTACGCCCGTACCGGTGCCGGCTCCCGTCAGGGTTCGGAGGTCATCGGTACGATCCAGCTGGAGCTCACGGAATGGGATACACGGAAGCCGGCCAAAGAGATTGGGGCTGACATCCGATCGGACATGTCTGACATCGCGGGCATTAACGTTCAGGCCCAGGTGGACTCAGGTGGGCCGTCAGGCGGCAAGCCCATCAACTTGGAGATTGTCTCAAAAGATCGTGACGCGCAGGCAGCCGCAGTCTCTGAAATTCGAGAGGCCATGGACCGGCTTGGCGGCTTTACCGATGTCACCGACACACGGGCTCTCCCCGGCGTGGAGTGGGAACTCGTCATGGATCGTTCGGAGGCGGCTCGCTACGGGGCGGATGTGACCCTTCTGGGCCAAGCAGTGCGTCTTCTAACGCAAGGCATCACTGTGAGCGAGTACCGGCCCGATGATACCGATGGGTCCCTGGATATCCGCGTGCGCTTTCCAGGCGAGGAGAGAAATCTGGAAGAGCTGCAAAACCTGCGGGTTCCGACCAGCAGCGGTCTGGTTCCGATCTCGAATTTCGTCGAGTTCAAAGCCATTCCGCGGTCGGGCTCTATCGAGCGCATCAATCAGCGCCGGGTGATCTCGATCGAGGCTGACGTCTCTCCAGGACTGCTGGCCAACGACCAAGTGACCGCTCTGCGGGCGTCCATTGAGGAGATGGATCTGCCCGACAGCGTCGACTGGTCGTTCAAGGGTGAAGCCGAAGACCAGCAGGATGCCATGACCTTCCTCGTTGGAGCGTTCGTCGCAGCAATCCTGATGATGGGGATCATCCTCATCACGCAGTTTAACAGCTTCTCGCAGGCTCTCATCGTAATGAGCGCGATCGTCTTCTCCGTGGCCGGCGTCCTCCTTGGTCTGATCATCACGGGGCGCCCTTTTGGCGTGGTGATGGGCGGCATCGGCATCATCGCTTTGGCCGGCATCGTCGTGAACAACAACATCGTTCTCATCGACAGCTACAATGAGCTGCGCCGTGAAGGGCTCTCTGCGCAGGAAGCCCTACTGCGCACCGGCGCCCAACGCCTTCGGCCGGTTCTGCTGACATCGATCACGACTGCCCTTGGTCTTCTGCCGATGGTGATCGGGGTCAACCTCAACTTCTTCACGCGCGAGATCATCTATGGCGCCCCCTCGACTCAGTGGTGGATCGAACTGAGTTCCGCCATTGCAGGTGGATTGGTGTTCGCCACCGTTCTCACTCTGGTTGTGACGCCGGCAATGCTAATGCTCTCTCACACGCTATCTGAGAGGCACGCGTCTCGTCGGAGACGAAAAAGAGGTGAAACGCCGTCGGGTTAG
- a CDS encoding efflux RND transporter periplasmic adaptor subunit, translated as MTDISETSSHKGRLEFETEPGSSRSKWVAGGLTVALIGWMGSGYILPAPKDSENPSLKTQELKPVSVAIRSSSAQDVLEVFSSEGQAQPDRRTAIRAEASAQVASILARKGENLVQGQVIAHLSSRDLEAQLEQASEELDRAQRDFDNANTLLDRGVATADRVAEARATLATAKAQVAAAEKAFNNSHIRAPFSGRLNTLDLDEGEFVQAGTEIGTILDSDPLTVSIQVPQQSVSRIRAGQPAQVSFITGETREGFVSFVGVDADGETRTFPAEVEIANPGNKLPSGLSAQVQVPTGKLRAHFVSPAVLSLNEDGDLGVKTVDATNTVVFFPVIVERAQTDGIWVSGLPEKADIITVGQGFVRDGEMVAPKSIDVEDSENSVEAEARL; from the coding sequence GTGACCGATATTTCCGAGACTTCCAGCCACAAGGGGCGCCTTGAATTTGAGACTGAGCCGGGGTCGAGCCGATCCAAATGGGTGGCCGGCGGACTGACCGTGGCTCTCATCGGGTGGATGGGTAGCGGCTATATTCTGCCTGCTCCCAAAGACTCTGAAAATCCTTCTCTGAAAACACAGGAGCTCAAGCCGGTCTCTGTGGCCATAAGGTCAAGCAGTGCTCAAGATGTCTTGGAAGTTTTCTCTTCAGAAGGCCAGGCGCAACCTGATCGGCGCACCGCGATACGAGCGGAGGCTTCGGCTCAAGTGGCGTCTATCTTGGCCCGGAAAGGTGAGAACCTCGTACAAGGTCAAGTGATTGCACACCTCAGCTCGCGAGACCTCGAAGCGCAGTTGGAGCAGGCAAGCGAAGAGCTTGACCGTGCCCAGCGCGACTTTGACAACGCGAACACCCTCCTAGATCGCGGGGTGGCAACGGCTGATCGGGTGGCGGAAGCTCGGGCCACACTGGCGACAGCCAAAGCGCAGGTCGCCGCGGCCGAGAAGGCGTTCAACAATTCACACATCCGGGCCCCCTTCTCCGGGCGGCTGAATACGCTCGATCTCGATGAGGGTGAGTTCGTTCAGGCCGGAACTGAAATCGGGACGATCCTGGACTCGGATCCTTTGACGGTATCCATCCAGGTTCCCCAGCAAAGCGTATCACGCATCCGGGCCGGGCAGCCGGCCCAGGTCAGCTTTATCACCGGCGAAACCAGAGAGGGCTTCGTGTCTTTCGTGGGGGTCGACGCAGACGGTGAGACCCGGACGTTCCCTGCTGAAGTCGAGATTGCCAACCCGGGTAACAAGTTGCCATCCGGCCTCTCAGCTCAAGTTCAGGTGCCTACAGGGAAGCTCAGGGCCCACTTCGTTTCCCCTGCCGTGCTCTCGCTTAATGAGGATGGCGACCTGGGGGTGAAAACCGTCGATGCGACCAATACCGTGGTGTTCTTTCCGGTCATCGTCGAGCGGGCTCAAACAGACGGCATTTGGGTCAGTGGGCTGCCGGAGAAAGCTGACATCATCACTGTTGGCCAAGGCTTCGTGCGCGACGGAGAGATGGTGGCACCAAAATCGATCGATGTTGAGGACTCTGAAAATTCCGTTGAGGCGGAGGCGCGGCTATGA
- a CDS encoding MT-A70 family methyltransferase, whose translation MTAPPSTAPQISSFLEGRKFGCLLADPFNANQTELESSLTVEEICALSVAEHMDDRAHCYLWVPNSKLPDGMKVLQSWGFKYTGNIVWQKSRTTEGQEGDEVFSDVTELLLFGTRGKNVRTLGPARSTVNFIPFDPDGDLNTSGKPQAQYQIIERCSWGPFLELFGSSSREGWTTWSGR comes from the coding sequence ATGACAGCACCTCCGAGCACCGCCCCTCAGATAAGCTCCTTTCTCGAGGGCCGGAAGTTCGGATGCCTCCTCGCCGATCCGTTCAACGCCAACCAGACGGAACTCGAAAGCAGCCTGACTGTCGAAGAGATCTGCGCCCTATCGGTTGCGGAGCATATGGACGATCGCGCGCACTGCTATCTGTGGGTGCCGAACTCCAAACTTCCGGACGGCATGAAGGTCCTCCAGTCCTGGGGCTTTAAGTACACCGGCAATATCGTGTGGCAGAAGTCCCGTACCACTGAAGGTCAGGAAGGCGACGAAGTCTTTTCCGACGTCACCGAACTTCTTCTATTTGGGACTCGCGGCAAGAACGTTCGCACTCTCGGCCCCGCGCGCAGCACCGTAAACTTCATCCCCTTCGATCCCGACGGGGACCTGAACACGAGCGGCAAGCCCCAGGCTCAGTATCAGATCATCGAGCGCTGTAGTTGGGGTCCTTTCCTCGAGCTCTTTGGTAGCAGTTCGCGCGAAGGCTGGACAACTTGGAGCGGCCGGTAG